Sequence from the Parvicella tangerina genome:
TCTGAGTTAACCTTACTTTTTGCTGATAGGCATATCCTTGCTCTTTCCGGATTAACTTCTTAAAGTTTACAATAGTAATTTGATCCACGTGATTACCAAAATCACAGGTTGAGACTTCATAAAATGGCTTTGCAATTACTTCTGATCGATCTTTTAATCGAAAAACTTCCAAGGATTTAGGATTAACATCCACTATTTCTAATGTTGTACTATCCAATAAAAAATATGCATAACCAGAAAATTCGAAGAAATTCTGAAAATATTTAATCAACTCAGCCTTCAATTTTTTTGATCTTTACCCCGTTGATTTTATATTCTTCACCGCGCTTGTAAACAATTTGAATACTAATGGTACCATCTTCATTGTACTTGGTCCACTCACCATCTTTGAGACCTGCATCATACTTACCTTCCCAATAAATCTTTCCATTCGGGTAGTAATATTTATGTTTTCCGATAGCAAGTCCATTGATGTATTCACCTTTAAAGGCTAAAGTTCCATCTTTATATTTATATATCCAAATGCCGTGCCTTACATCATCTCGGTACTCTCCTTCTTCTGTATGATCGTTCACACTGTAGAACCATTTACCATCTTGGATACCATCAATATACTCTCCGCTTGTTAAAACATTACCCAGCGTATCATACTCCACCACTAAACCATCTTCCTTACCTTTTCTATACCCCTCTTCTCTTTTAACTTGTCCGTTAGAATACCACCAGGTCCAGGTACCGTGGGGAGCTCCATTTAAATATTTTCCTTTCTGCTGAATATCTCCATTCTTAAAGTAAAACTTCCATTCGTTGACTTTGATTCCATTCAGGTAATCTCCTTCGGCCTTGAGTTCTCCAGTTGGATAATAATATTTCCATGAACCTGTTCTTGCTCCAGCAGTATCCAGCATTCCCTCAGCTAACTTCTGAT
This genomic interval carries:
- a CDS encoding toxin-antitoxin system YwqK family antitoxin, producing DDKLEGMAYEYDSTGRLITIREYTSGFLRNEEVINRFDENGKKNGLWKEYYDNGELKWEGEFLHGELNGIVKEYTKKGALKTLEKYEFGSLDTESEEVVFFELEKEVRPDGSMLVGGYNNDMKQGIFREYDSTGTLISSYQYKDDQKLAEGMLDTAGARTGSWKYYYPTGELKAEGDYLNGIKVNEWKFYFKNGDIQQKGKYLNGAPHGTWTWWYSNGQVKREEGYRKGKEDGLVVEYDTLGNVLTSGEYIDGIQDGKWFYSVNDHTEEGEYRDDVRHGIWIYKYKDGTLAFKGEYINGLAIGKHKYYYPNGKIYWEGKYDAGLKDGEWTKYNEDGTISIQIVYKRGEEYKINGVKIKKIEG